GGCTGAGCATCACACCTGATGATTTTGTACATGACGGGGTTGGTGAAGAAAGGCTCATCCAGCTCATTGTGGCCCCACTGCCTGTAGCACAACAAATCAACAATCACGTCCTTCCGGAACAGGCGCTGGTACTCAAACGCCAGTCGTGTGGCCCGGACCACTTCCTCTGGGTCATCTCCATTGACATGGATGATGGCACAGCCCACAAGCTTCCCTGaggcagagaagacagagaagaagTTAGCCAGTCAACCCATGAACCTACCTCCAAGTCCCATCGCTCGCCTGGGGGGACAGCCAACATCCTCAGGGGTAGTTGGGCTTGGTTGTTAAGAACCCACGCTGTGtcggggaggatatagctcagtggtagagtgcttgtttagcatgcatgaggtcctgggttcaatccccaatgtctcaatttaaataaacaaacaaacatgccaagggggagaaggggtgggaagagataggctgggagttcaaaatttgtagatactgacaggcatatgtagaattgataaacaagattatactacatagcacagggaaatatatacaaggtcttgtggtagctcacagcggaaaaaaaatgtgacaatgaatatgtgtatgttcatgtatgactgaaaaattgtgccctacactggaattggacacaacattgtaaaatgactgtaactcaataaaaaaatgtttaaacaaacaaacaatcctgattacctcctccaaaaaagttTAACAAGAATCCACACATTGGGGTCCAGCTGACAAAAATGGTTTGaagtcccagctctgtgactAATTGTGTGATCCTGGTAAAGGTATGAATCTCAGCCTCCTTATCTGCGGCACCCCTTAGTGATGCCTCAAGGAGTCAGTGAGTTAACGCATATAAAGTACTTAACAGGGCCTGGTACATAATAACGGATACTTATTTGTTATTGTTATCATTACTATTATCTTTCCTCCTGAGGTCAAAGGGTCATTAAACGAAGCAtcctagacaaaaaaaaaaagggggggttttCTCCAAAGAGAAGTTTGAAATTGAATTTTCAGAATCTCTAACTAATCAACAAAAAATTCACATAGATAACCCCAAAAGACATCCAGGCCAGGTCTGGGTGTAAAAACAGAGTGGTTTCTACCATCTGACAAATCTTGTAACTCTACAGAAGAGGGAATAGGTAATAAAAGCCCTGCATTTCTTTTCATGCTACCGATTTCCACAGGTTAAAACAGGCTGACTTTGCTCCTCACATCTGATTTCTAACCAGGCTACTTGGCCAAATTTACCAGTTGAATACATCCATTTTGACTAAGATCTTGGGTACTCCGAGCTTGCATATCCTAAAGACAATCACTCCAGTGGTACTAACTGTGTTCATCTCTGGATGCCACCAGATCATTCAACTGGATACTTAAGCAACTTAGGATTGCATCCTCTAAGTTCCGCTCTTGTCTTATTTCCTTTGATTTAAAGATCACACTCAGACTTTTAAAGGAACAACACTGTTGGTGACCACTGACCATACCTGATCCAAATTTAAAACGAGACAACCAGTGAGGCTCACTGTTCTGAGTGAACTAGAAGTTTCTCTAGGAATTCCTTGTCTGACTCAACACCACCAACTCCTCCCTGTGTTACATACCAATATCACTACAGTATAAGGAAGACCGTCCTCTTTCTGCGGGAGTGGTGTACCCCAGCTGGTTATTGACAATCAAGTGGACACTCCCACCAATTCTGAAATGTGGGAGATTAGAGAGCGTAAATGTTTCAGGAACAATCCCTTGACCACAGAAAGAAGCATCACCGTGAACCTAGATCATGgggcagaaaaaaagaatatgaacataaGGAATGGAGAAACAGGTTTTCAAGTAATAGTATGAATAAAAATAACCACACTGCCACTGATCCCCTGCCCTCCTAAAAATCTGCTGGTTATAGGATTTTCTAGAATGGTTCGGCTGATCCCAAGTAACATGCAAAGATGCTAAGTCAGCCCATTTCCTCCTGTAGCCACGCCAGTTGACCTATTCCTTCCACCCCACATTGTCACCTATACCCATCACTTCTCACACTCCCATCTACAGGCTACCGGACAGCAGCACCGGAGAAGGAAGGGCGATTGCCAGTGCAGAAGGACAGGCAGCTCTAGTAAAAGCAACCATGCAAACAGCCTGCAAGACACAAGGAACGAGGCACAGATCTGCACTCTCACTCTTCCCCAATCATCTCGCTCCCCAAAAAGGGAGCATGTGCCGCTCGCATCATCTAATCCCCACGGGGTGTGCTGGTGTGCTGGCCACCACTAAAGAGAGTGACATGACAGCAGCCAAGAGGTGTGGGAGGAGAGTCCATCATACAAACGTGAAAGGAGGCTTTGAGGAAAAAGCAGAATGCAATTATAAGAGAATCTCTGAAATGTGCTATTTTTCCAGAATTTTCGAAGTCTGCTAGCACATAATATCACAAAGCCTGGTGGACAGCAGGTGGTAGAGAAGAgggcaatttttttaaagagaagttgAAAGCAAATAGTGAGGGGATTGTAGATCTTAGGAGAAAACAAGCTCCACTGACTTCACACTGAATGAAAGACGATTATCTATCAAATCAacaatgttgtacaccttaaatttacatgATGTTACatgataaatgtattttaattaaaagttaattaaataaAAGGCTATTATCATAAACAGCCAAAATGCTGaactaaagaataaaatgatctggggaaaaaaaaaaaaaaagagtaagatgaCCTGATTTGGTAACCACTGTGTCTctaataacagcaaaaataaaagacctaaatataaatgaagaaagaatccttggaagtggatttttttttttaatgacacagAAAATGTCCTTAAAAGAGTGATTTTTGTGTAAGTAGAACATTTTGGCTAAGAGAAGCAGCGCTCCTTTGCTTAGTGAAATCTTCAGCCCACATCTTCCCGTTGCTAGGTTCTGTAGGAATAACTGACATTTTGGAGTATCTGTGCTTAGTACTAACATACCATCACTTTATCTCCACACACCAGACACcgccatccatccattcaacagCCAGGCGTGGAGGGCCCGGTAAGGAAATCGCTAGTATCCTTTttcgcagatgaggaaaccaaggttcagaaTGAGCGTGTACTTCACATGGTTTAGACTGAACGCTAGACCTTCTGTGATGCCTCCAATTCTTCTACTTATTTCACCCCCCAGCCCCAAGCGTTACACCTGGGTCAAGGCACATACTatgttctcatttaatcctcagaacactATGAAGAATTTAACTCCCATTTATTTCTGAGATTCAGAGTCTGAGGAGGAAGAGAACAAAGCATGCCAAGCTGGAAGGCAGCAAAGCCAGGCTCTGAACTCAGGTCTTCGTGGTTCCAGAACCCTTGTCTTTCCCGGCCGTGATCCTGGTGACATCCAACCCTCAGCCGCACAGGGACCCGCACAGGGTCCAGGGGTTCCCAGCATCTGAATACTCCTCACCCTTTGGGCTCCTTGCTGATGGGATTTCTTGGAGGATAATGGTGGAAAGGAGACGCgtaaagccaggaagagagatgtGTGCCTCTGCTGCTCCTTTACGAAAGTGTTACAGGAGAGGCATGGATGAGAACATAGCCTCTGCTCACAGCCTGTGTCGTGTTAGCATGGTCTTAGGGTTCTTGGCACAAAAGCTGTGTGTCATCTGCtaattttatttcccttcttaaATCAAAATAGAGAACAGTGGGGAGGGAATGGctagctcagaggcagagcatgtgcttagcatgtacgaggtcccaggaaaaataaataaaataaagtaaataaatctattttttaaaaccattaaaaaaaaagcatgcaaactaacaaaaaattttagaagtctaaaactaaaaataattaaagaaaaaaaaacagaaacaaaaccagaaaacactCAGCAATGCCCATAAAGCTTTGTGGGGGTCAGGTCCTTAAGCCCCAAGAAATGCTGGGGGTGGTGGAAACTGCTCAGCCAAAGGGCAGGGGGTTTGGACACACAAGAAAGATCCCTAATGACAATCCACTTCCACCGGGCCCAGGACGAGGAcaaacacagcaaaagcagcaCCCAGGATCTCCCCCAGGGCGATTTCACAGACGCCACCGTTAAGAGTTCCCACAAGAAATCAGAATTGTGAGCTTGTGCGAGGCAAGACACGTGCAGACACAGCCGGGCAAAATATCTGCAGAACACAAAGTAGAGGAAAGAAGGCAGTTTCTCATCGCTTTaaagaaaatgccattttcaCCTCTTACTTCCAAAATCAGGCTTAAGATCTGCTTCGTGTACTGAGTCAACGTGAATGACTGAAATACTTTAGAGTGCCACAAACTGAGTCAAGGGAAAGGTAAAGAGAGTTGAAGATTGCTATTGAGAAGTACCATAACATAATCAAACCCAGTCCTGCTCACCCTCGATTTATCTGCTACAAGTTTCTGGCCCATGGAAAATTAACATGAATGGGATCATGTGATTATTTGAATACGTAGCTCAATACTGCCCTGTGGATTTATCTATTTTCACTGGGTTTGAAGACTCAGTTACTGATATTCACGATTAATTATCCTCTAATAGTTAagggttcttttttaaaaaatttttattaaggtagagttggtttacaatattgtatgtttcaggtgtacaacatagtgcttCTCAATtattaaagattatactccatttatagtcagtataaaatattggctatattccctgtgctgtacaatatatccttgtagcttatttaatgaatttttggtttgtttgaggtgggggaggtaattaggtttatttatttatttactttaatggaggtgctggggattgaatccaggacctcgtgcatgctaagcacgtgctctaccactgagctattatctTCCtccctatttattttatacatagtagtttgtataaaCTACTGACtctcctacccctatcttgcccctcccccttcccctctccccactggtaaccactagtttgttctctgtatctgtgagtctgtttcttttttattatattcactagtttgttttattatcTAGATTCCTTAAAGGTTCACATTTAAATGAATACTTGGCATAAGAAAAATGTGACTCACAGTCCAAACCTCTAAAATATACCAGTTAAGTTACCAAAACCTGAGGAACAGAGGAAACCAAAAAACTAGTAATATGTATTGTTTGGCTTAATTGTAAAAGACCTTCATTGTAAAAtgagcaaacaagcaaacaaaataaatccaGGCTCTTGCAATCTTGTTAGATACATGGATACCATGCTGTTTCCGAGAAGTCATTCTTTCGGAGAAGTTGCGACATCTGTCCTCTTAGCAGGAGCAGGTATGTCAGCATTGAGACTAGACTTCTACAtctgctattaatttttaaagcaaccccAGAATCTTCTTTTCCCAAAAGTTCACCTCGGTTTCATCTTGAATGCCTGCCATCTCCTGTCACAACTACCTCTCTTCCCGGTCTTCCCAACCTCTGGCCTCACTTCCTGAAGCTACCAGTACCTGTAAGCAAATGACTTTGTCCCCAGGTTGAGCCGAACTGTCTGGAGAGTAGTCCCCAGCCTGCCTGGACTGCTGCCTTCCACGCGCCTTCCCGACAGCCACGGGGTTAACGGCTTCCAGGTGCGAGGGGTTGGGCAGCACTGTCACATGGAGGGGAAGGTGCGCACCGAAGTCCAAGTCAACCGAGGAGGTCAGATGAGACAGGACATCTCCAGTGGCTGAGACATTTTCTGGAAATTCACTTAAACCTCGCATTTTACGGAACATCAGCTATGCCGAATAAATGCACAAGAAAAATAAGAGTATTTTACTGCATAGGAGATGAAGGAAGAGGTGGTTAGTTTAAATCATACAATAAAAAAGACTTTATGACCATGCTTTTATAACTATTGTTAACATGCCGTATGTAGAGAGGCCCAAACTTCTAACTGCTCGAATGAATGGGAACTATTTGCAGATGTTCACAAATGACGTTCCAACACTTTGAGAAGAGTCTAGCATGACGCAGATGGTAACTTACCTCTGCCTGGcaataagcaaaatatttttcttaaaggcACCCGTtagaatatattttccaaaagaacTTGTATTATTCTTGTTAaagatagagaagaaaataatagaacTTAATTCCACTTAACCAGGGGATGACATACACTGCTTAGTTCAAGTCACATCTAAAAACCTACACTGTCTGATTCTCAAAGGACTTCTCTGCATACGTTCTGTCACCTCATTTTCAGTCTTCTAAGAGAGAGATGTTActacccattttaaaaatgaacaagcaaGAGAAATTAACTAAATGGTTGAAGGGCCTTGGCTGGTAAGTAGCAAAGTTGGGTCTCAAACCAAGGTATTTACCAACAATGACACGTTATTCTCAATTGGCCAAATGGTTTGAATGACCCCACAGCTTCTCTAGTTCACAAAAGCCTCTTATGCTCCCATCTGCAAACAGGAACATACAGTGTTGGGACAGATGTGTTTCTCACAAACCACTGATAATCATTTCTGTGTCTCTTGAGTGCTTTGTCTGGGATATTTTAGGAATGCAGTTTTTGGTTTAAGAATTCCTGCCTGTGGAAgaacatgaaggcagagactggaggcaTGCAGTCCCAAGTCAAGGTGGCTTGGAGCCACCACAAGCTAGGacagaggcaaggaaggagtcCTCCCTAGAtccttcagagagagcatggcctTGCTGCCACCTTGATTtcggacttctagtctccagaactgtgagaataaatTTGATTGAAGAATTTCTGCAGGTATCTAAGCACACATCTCCATCTGTCAATCACTTTATTCTGTCATATTCTACCTTTTCTAAGGTGTCTTTTCAAAGCTGATTATCAATCTCTTAGCATCAGAAACACTGAGGCGGCTTCTGGTGGCAGGGTCTGGGGAAGGGGCGGCAGGCACCATATCCGGCTGCAAAGGTGGCAAGAAGAAGCCCCTGAAGCAGCCCAAGAAGCAGGCCAAGGAGATGGACGAGGAAGACAAGACATTcaagcagaagcagagagaggagcagaagaaactcGAGGAGCTAAAAGCGAAGGCTGCGCGGAAAGGTCCCCTGGCCACAGGTGCAATTAAGAAATCTGGCAAAAAGTAAGCTGTTCCTTGTGCTTGAGGCAATGATGATCTTTAATTCCATTCCTGTTTAAACATCTGGATTCCCTGCCCTAACATCTGTTGCCACCTGTAGCTAGAATGAAGTGTTGTCTTGGAACCTATTGTACATTTAAGAAtaaacttttgttaaaaaaaaaaaaaatcacacagtgcCTCATCTTCTCTTTAGTTCATCTCAATCATTTCTACCTTGGCTGTGAAATCAGCATAAACCCAGCCCAGAATCCTGTCAAAATGTGTTCTTAAGTCTTTGTTCCATCCTGAATTCTGTACCACCTGGAATTAAACTAACTCATttgaaatggcaaaaaaaaaaaaaaaaaaagaaagaaaaaagaaagaaagaaacactgagGCATGACTAATAAAGGTAAAGCTTGGCCCCTAGAcataacacttaaaattttttttttaattaaggcatagttgatttacaatattctatatagttcaggtgtacaacacagtggttcacattttttaaagattatattccacttatagttatcataaaatattgtctatattcccTGTACTGTAGactatatccttgtagcttatttattttatatgaagtagtttgtacctcttaaatcCCCTACTCTTATCTGGctcctcccccttttcctcccccCAACGAGTAacaactagtttgttctctatgtctttgagtctcttTCTTGTTATAATgattagtttgttttattttttagattccacacataagtgataacatatttatctttgtcttatttcttgaatgataataccctccaagtccatccattttgctgcaaatgtcaaaatttcattcctttttatggccgagtaatattccattatatatatatatatatatatatatatatatatctccataaatatatctctcacatcttctttatctattcatctgttgatggacacacaggttgcttccatattttggcaattgtaaataatgccgctatgaacattgggggggtgcatgtatcttttcaaattagtgttttcactttctttggttaaatactcaggagtggaattgctgggtcatatggtagttctatttttagttttttgaggagcctccatactgtttccattgtggctgcaccaatttacatttccaccaacagcataacagggttccctttcctccatcaCATGTACTTTCTTATATTCTTAAGAATAACACGTTCTTCCATATGCTCTGTTCACTCCATCTAACTTTGAAAAGTCTTTTAAcatttataactatttttaatCTCCCAGCCAAGAACACTCACTAGAGTGAGGTTTCTCTGTGCATATGGACACAGCCTTGTCAGACAATAAGTCCTTCTACTGTTCCCTGACATCGAATCTTCAGTCTTGAATCTCAAATCTTTTGAAACTTACAAAGCAGCTGAGTTGGGACTGAATGGGAACACAGGATCCAATTACCTCTAAAACCACTCACTTGGGTGATCTCTTACGGTAACAGTGTGTTATTAGATTCATACAATCTAGTAACTATAAACTCTGGAAATAAGCAGGAGGTAAAAATGACTTTTTGGAAGGTAAAACACAGATCTTTGTGTTTGTTTGAACAATGTTTATTAACTAGGGAAAGCAtgctttgaaaaacagaatttatCTCTTCAGGATAAATTTCATCCTTAGGAAACAAACTAACTTTTAACCTCCCTGAGAGAAGAAGGAACCCCTGTTTGGAGATGCAGAACATCAGCCTAAATGTCAGTGCCCTCCAGCAGCATCAGGTTTCATCAAGAGACTGAGCTGTCTCCTGGACCAACGGCTCAACTGCtgagttgttttttttcaaaaggaatgTTATCATCAGTTTTACTCTGTTACAGTCAactgtacattgctggtgggaaacaCAGGAAGTCTCCTACCTCCGGAGGGAACTGCAGAAGGCCTGTTAGTAAGTTCAGCCTCCCGCGATGGGGCATCCCAATAATGACATCGGTCACCCCGCTGAAGGCCGACATTTTCAACAGCTCGTAGAAAAAGCCCATCATGCTCTCAGCTCCTTCGCCTCCATATCGCTTCACCGTGGCAAACTTGGTGGCCAGAAAGTGGTCAAACTCCTGTGGAACATCATGTCAGACGCCTTGGTTACAGGAGGA
Above is a window of Camelus dromedarius isolate mCamDro1 chromosome 26, mCamDro1.pat, whole genome shotgun sequence DNA encoding:
- the LOC116150571 gene encoding translation machinery-associated protein 7-like, with protein sequence MHKKNKSVFSKLIINLLASETLRRLLVAGSGEGAAGTISGCKGGKKKPLKQPKKQAKEMDEEDKTFKQKQREEQKKLEELKAKAARKGPLATGAIKKSGKK